A genomic window from Glycine soja cultivar W05 chromosome 10, ASM419377v2, whole genome shotgun sequence includes:
- the LOC114371673 gene encoding uncharacterized protein LOC114371673 translates to MPLYSKFLKDLLTKKGKYIHSDNIVVEGNYNTIIQRILPPKHKDPGSVTIPCLIGVVLVGKALIDLGASITLMPLSMCRRIGELEIMPTRMTLQLADRSITRPYGMVEDVLVKVRQFIFPADFVIMDIKEDAEIPLILGRPFMLTTNCVVDMGKGNLEMSVDDQKVTFDLFDAAKHSIDRNVCSKMDEIKNEIAQMARAKITQDP, encoded by the coding sequence atgccactctactctaaatttCTCAAGGATCTGCTGACCAAGAAGGGAAAATATATCCATAGTGATAACATTGTGGTGGAGGGAAATTACAACACTATTATCCAAAGAATTCTCCCACCAAAACACAAGGATCCAGGGAGTGTCACAATCCCTTGCTTGATTGGTGTGGTGTTAGTTGGAAAAGCCCTTATTGACTTAGGGGCTAGCATTACTTTGATGCCTCTCTCCATGTGTAGAAGGATTGGAGAGCTAGAAATCATGCCAACAAGAATGACATTGCAGCTGGCAGATCGGTCTATTACAAGGCCCTATGGCATGGTAGAAGACGTTTTGGTCAAAGTGCGACAATTCATTTTCCCTGCAGATTTTGTGATCATGGACATCAAAGAGGATGCTGAAATCCCATTGATTTTAGGTCGTCCCTTCATGTTAACAACCAATTGTGTGGTGGATATGGGGAAAGGTAATCTTGAAATGAGTGTGGATGACCAGAAGGTCACATTTGATTTGTTTGATGCAGCAAAACACTCAATTGACCGGAATGTTTGTTCGAAGATGGATGAAATTAAGAATGAGATAGCTCAAATGGCCAGAGCTAAGATTACACAGGACCCTTAG